Proteins co-encoded in one Xanthomonas campestris pv. badrii genomic window:
- a CDS encoding MFS transporter, whose translation MKTPSATGTAPTSQLTRGDYKTLALSALGGALEFYDFIIFIFFATVLGELFFPPGIPDWMRQLQTFGIFAAGYLIRPLGGIVMAHFGDLLGRKRMFALSIGLMALPTLAIGVLPTYAQIGLAAPLLLLTMRLLQGAAIGGEVPSAWVFVAEHVPAQRRGLACGTLTAGLAAGVLLGSLSAGAIHRAFTPQEIADYAWRLPFLAGGLFGLLSVYLRRWLHETPVFAELMAMRAVARETPLKLVLRDHPRSVAQSLWLTWMVAAGVLVVSLMTPTLLQSAYHYTAAVALQANLLAVLLQAVGSIVAGALSDRYGNGRVLLAGSVFLGASAWLFYRLAGDPQLLFPLYALLGAALGVLGAVPRVMVEAFPPVVRLSGVSFAYNLGYAVFGGLTPLVVVMLLKQHPMGPAYYMILLAAIGSVIGLQLWRRERVGRY comes from the coding sequence TTGAAGACCCCTTCCGCAACAGGCACTGCACCCACAAGCCAGCTCACACGCGGCGACTACAAGACGCTGGCCCTGTCCGCACTGGGCGGCGCGCTGGAATTCTACGACTTCATCATCTTCATCTTCTTCGCGACGGTGCTGGGAGAGCTGTTCTTTCCGCCGGGCATACCGGACTGGATGCGGCAGTTGCAGACTTTCGGCATCTTTGCTGCCGGCTACCTGATCCGTCCGCTGGGCGGGATCGTGATGGCGCACTTCGGCGACCTGCTCGGTCGCAAGCGCATGTTCGCGCTGAGCATCGGGTTGATGGCCTTGCCGACGCTGGCCATCGGCGTGCTACCGACCTATGCGCAGATCGGCCTGGCCGCCCCGCTCCTGCTGCTGACGATGCGGTTGCTGCAGGGCGCGGCCATCGGCGGCGAAGTTCCCAGTGCATGGGTCTTCGTCGCAGAGCACGTGCCTGCGCAACGCAGGGGACTGGCCTGCGGAACACTGACCGCCGGGCTGGCCGCCGGCGTGTTGCTCGGTTCGCTCAGCGCCGGGGCGATCCATCGCGCTTTCACCCCGCAGGAAATCGCCGACTATGCCTGGCGCCTGCCGTTTTTGGCCGGCGGCCTCTTCGGCCTGCTTTCCGTGTATCTGCGGCGCTGGCTGCATGAAACGCCGGTGTTCGCCGAGCTGATGGCGATGCGTGCAGTCGCGCGTGAAACGCCGCTCAAACTGGTGCTGCGCGATCATCCACGCAGTGTGGCGCAGTCGTTGTGGCTGACCTGGATGGTGGCCGCCGGGGTGCTGGTGGTGTCGTTGATGACGCCGACGCTGCTGCAGAGCGCGTACCACTACACGGCAGCGGTCGCCTTGCAGGCCAACCTGCTCGCGGTCCTGCTGCAGGCGGTCGGCTCGATCGTGGCCGGCGCCTTGTCCGATCGCTACGGCAACGGACGCGTGCTGCTTGCCGGCAGCGTGTTCCTGGGCGCCAGCGCCTGGCTGTTCTATCGCCTGGCCGGTGATCCGCAGTTGCTGTTCCCGCTGTACGCCCTGCTGGGCGCGGCGCTCGGCGTCCTGGGGGCGGTTCCGCGCGTCATGGTCGAAGCGTTTCCGCCGGTGGTGCGCCTGTCCGGCGTGTCGTTCGCCTACAACCTGGGCTATGCGGTATTCGGTGGCCTGACTCCGCTGGTGGTGGTGATGTTGCTCAAGCAACACCCGATGGGCCCGGCGTATTACATGATTCTGCTGGCCGCAATCGGCAGCGTGATCGGGCTGCAGTTGTGGCGCCGGGAGCGCGTAGGTCGTTACTGA
- a CDS encoding aspartate/glutamate racemase family protein, protein MPVPSKTIGLIGGMSWESTLPYYRIINQRVRLACGGLHSARLLLYSVNFHEIERLQHAGDWDGAGQAMAAAARALHAGGADFLVLCTNTMHCVADAITSATPLPLLHIADATADALIAADVTRVGLLGTRFTMEQPFYRERLAARGLQVLVPPADARAQLHRVIYDELCQGIIRPESRGYFRQVMADLGQEGAQAIILGCTEISLLVDSSDAQLPLFDTTALHAEAAAHASVRD, encoded by the coding sequence ATGCCGGTTCCAAGCAAAACCATCGGCCTGATCGGCGGCATGAGCTGGGAATCCACCCTGCCCTATTACCGCATCATCAACCAGCGGGTGCGCCTGGCCTGCGGCGGCCTGCATTCGGCCAGGCTCTTGCTGTACAGCGTCAATTTCCATGAGATCGAGCGCCTGCAACACGCCGGCGACTGGGACGGCGCAGGCCAGGCAATGGCGGCAGCGGCGCGCGCGCTGCATGCCGGCGGTGCCGACTTCCTGGTGCTGTGCACCAACACCATGCATTGCGTTGCCGATGCGATCACCTCCGCGACACCGCTGCCCTTGCTGCATATCGCCGATGCCACCGCCGATGCGTTGATTGCCGCGGACGTCACCCGGGTCGGGCTACTCGGCACGCGTTTCACCATGGAACAGCCGTTCTATCGCGAGCGTCTGGCTGCGCGTGGCCTGCAGGTGCTGGTACCGCCGGCCGACGCACGCGCGCAACTGCATCGGGTGATCTACGACGAACTCTGCCAGGGCATCATCCGGCCCGAGTCGCGCGGCTATTTCCGCCAGGTCATGGCCGACCTCGGCCAGGAGGGTGCGCAAGCGATCATCCTGGGCTGCACCGAGATTTCGCTGCTGGTGGACAGCAGCGATGCGCAGCTGCCGTTGTTCGACACCACCGCACTGCATGCCGAAGCGGCGGCGCACGCAAGTGTGCGCGACTGA
- a CDS encoding DMT family transporter, whose protein sequence is MVTASPAPVRAAVWMLISTLAFGLMAISIRFASAHMPTTEIAFFRNAFGLLALLPLIVRPGKPLPRTRQLPQYFARTLIGLASMLCGFWAIGHLPLSQAISLSYSTPLFVTVLAVVWLQEQVRMRRWLAVAAGFIGVLVILRPGSSTFSPGLLVALLAAVISAIVAIQIKQLSRSDDSDTVVFYTYVFWVPMSLIPALLQWSWPQGIDWLWLVATGIFGTAGQLFWTRALKLGEVSALQPISFMQLPLVALLGWWLFGEAIERHTLIGAAIIIGANVYIAHREAVLARRAATHAPVEGAKPGE, encoded by the coding sequence TTGGTGACGGCATCGCCGGCGCCGGTGCGCGCCGCGGTCTGGATGCTGATCAGCACGCTCGCCTTCGGCCTGATGGCCATCAGCATCCGGTTTGCCTCCGCGCACATGCCGACCACCGAGATCGCGTTCTTCCGTAATGCCTTCGGCTTGCTGGCGCTGCTGCCGCTGATCGTGCGCCCGGGCAAGCCGCTGCCGCGCACGCGCCAGCTGCCGCAGTATTTCGCCCGCACCTTGATCGGCCTGGCCTCGATGCTGTGCGGGTTCTGGGCGATCGGGCATCTGCCGTTGTCCCAGGCCATCTCGCTGTCCTATTCCACGCCTTTATTCGTCACCGTGCTGGCGGTGGTGTGGCTGCAGGAACAGGTGCGCATGCGGCGCTGGCTGGCGGTGGCAGCGGGCTTCATCGGCGTGCTGGTGATCCTGCGGCCAGGCTCGTCCACCTTCAGCCCGGGCTTGCTGGTGGCGCTGCTGGCCGCAGTGATCAGCGCCATCGTGGCGATCCAGATCAAGCAGCTCTCGCGCAGCGACGACTCCGACACGGTGGTGTTCTACACCTACGTGTTCTGGGTGCCGATGTCGCTGATTCCCGCGCTGTTGCAGTGGAGCTGGCCGCAGGGCATCGACTGGCTATGGCTGGTGGCCACCGGCATCTTCGGTACCGCCGGGCAGTTGTTCTGGACCCGCGCGCTCAAGCTGGGCGAGGTCTCGGCGCTGCAGCCGATCAGCTTCATGCAATTGCCGCTGGTGGCGCTGCTGGGCTGGTGGTTGTTCGGCGAGGCGATCGAGCGCCATACCCTGATCGGTGCGGCCATCATCATCGGCGCCAACGTCTACATCGCCCATCGCGAAGCGGTGCTGGCGCGCCGCGCCGCCACCCATGCGCCGGTGGAAGGCGCAAAACCGGGCGAGTGA